The following are from one region of the Segatella oris genome:
- a CDS encoding ATP-dependent DNA helicase RecQ, which produces MEYRQILQQYWGYPDFRGIQENIIRSIGEGRDTLGLMPTGGGKSITFQVPALAKEGVCIVVTPLIALMKDQVDHLLERGIKAAAIYSGMTRQEIIKTLENAVFGGLKLLYISPERLSSELFIAKFRHMNVSFITVDEAHCISQWGYDFRPSYLHIAEIRKLKPEVPVLALTATATLNVIDDIQERLNFKQKNVFRMSFERKNLSYVVRQASDKEAELVHILNIVKGSAIVYVRSRKRTKEVSQLLNKNNIKATYYHAGLEHFTKDIRQQEWQRDEIRVMVATNAFGMGIDKPDVRMVVHMDCPDSLEAYFQEAGRGGRDGQKSYAVLLYNSSDARKLHKRIGDNFPEKDYIRKVYDSLAYFYQIGVGSGVGHTFTFNIVDFCSAFHLSMMLVDAALHIIERLGYIVYENDPNNSARLMFLLSRSQLYLLDNLSPMEDVVIDTLLRLYGGLFNDYVYIDEQLIAYKADLTQQQVYLVLKNLSARHILHFIPQRKMPYVSFLRDRVDGELLVISREVYEDRKTEFEKRIQSVVSYAENDRICRSRQLLRYFGEKDSEDCRHCDVCLEKTTDQTHEGRVEPCRQAVLDFLADRKRHLLAELDTLNLPERQLDEALEYLIQEEEIRLEGSYIWKE; this is translated from the coding sequence ATGGAATATCGGCAGATATTACAGCAATATTGGGGGTATCCCGACTTTCGTGGTATTCAGGAAAACATCATCAGGAGTATCGGCGAAGGTAGGGATACACTTGGTCTGATGCCGACCGGTGGAGGAAAATCCATTACGTTCCAGGTGCCGGCTTTAGCCAAAGAAGGGGTCTGCATCGTAGTTACGCCATTGATTGCATTGATGAAAGACCAGGTAGATCACCTCTTGGAGCGGGGCATCAAGGCTGCTGCCATCTATTCTGGAATGACGCGTCAGGAGATTATCAAGACTTTGGAGAATGCTGTTTTCGGTGGTCTGAAACTGCTCTATATCTCTCCCGAACGCCTTTCCTCCGAACTGTTCATAGCAAAGTTCCGCCATATGAACGTGAGTTTCATCACAGTTGACGAGGCACATTGTATCAGTCAGTGGGGCTATGACTTTCGTCCTTCCTACCTTCATATTGCAGAAATCCGCAAACTTAAACCCGAAGTGCCCGTTCTTGCACTGACGGCTACGGCCACACTGAACGTGATTGATGATATTCAGGAGCGTCTGAATTTTAAGCAGAAAAACGTCTTTCGCATGAGTTTTGAGCGAAAGAACCTCAGTTATGTAGTCCGACAGGCTTCGGATAAGGAAGCAGAATTAGTGCACATTCTCAATATTGTCAAGGGCAGTGCCATTGTTTATGTGCGTAGCCGTAAGCGTACAAAGGAGGTTTCTCAACTGCTCAACAAGAACAATATCAAGGCAACTTATTATCATGCAGGCTTGGAACATTTCACGAAAGATATCCGTCAGCAGGAGTGGCAGCGTGATGAAATACGCGTAATGGTAGCAACAAACGCTTTCGGAATGGGCATAGACAAGCCTGACGTGCGTATGGTTGTCCACATGGACTGCCCTGATTCCCTCGAAGCCTACTTCCAGGAAGCGGGCCGCGGAGGTCGGGACGGGCAGAAATCCTATGCAGTTTTGCTCTATAATTCCTCTGATGCACGCAAACTTCACAAGCGTATTGGCGACAATTTCCCAGAGAAAGACTATATAAGGAAAGTCTACGACTCACTTGCTTACTTCTATCAGATAGGGGTAGGCAGCGGAGTTGGGCACACGTTTACATTCAATATCGTAGATTTTTGCAGTGCCTTTCATCTTTCGATGATGTTGGTTGATGCTGCACTTCATATTATTGAACGCCTCGGTTATATCGTTTATGAGAATGATCCCAACAACAGTGCGCGGCTGATGTTCCTGCTGTCACGCAGTCAGCTCTATCTGCTCGACAATTTGAGTCCGATGGAAGATGTTGTCATTGATACCTTGTTGCGTCTTTATGGAGGGCTGTTCAACGATTATGTCTATATTGATGAACAACTCATTGCATATAAGGCCGATCTCACGCAGCAGCAGGTTTATTTGGTATTGAAGAACCTCAGTGCACGCCATATCCTGCATTTCATCCCACAACGTAAGATGCCTTATGTCAGTTTTCTGCGTGACCGTGTCGATGGGGAACTGTTGGTTATCAGTCGGGAGGTCTACGAAGACCGTAAAACGGAATTTGAAAAGCGCATTCAATCCGTTGTCTCCTATGCTGAAAATGATAGGATTTGCCGTAGTCGTCAACTGCTCCGTTACTTCGGTGAAAAGGATTCTGAAGATTGTCGGCATTGTGATGTGTGCCTCGAAAAGACTACAGATCAGACCCATGAGGGTAGAGTGGAACCTTGCAGACAGGCTGTTCTCGATTTCTTGGCAGACAGGAAAAGACACCTCCTTGCTGAACTTGATACGCTGAATTTGCCTGAAAGACAATTAGATGAGGCGCTTGAATATCTTATTCAGGAGGAAGAAATAAGATTAGAAGGCAGTTATATCTGGAAAGAATAA